A stretch of DNA from Natronorubrum halophilum:
CAAACTCTACGACCTACTCGATCCTCAAATCGGTCTAACTAGACATTCTGTCTGCTGTGAATAGCCTCACAGATATACACAGTACCTTTACAGACAAACTTATTATCATATAACAGAGCCTATATTTCGTGTCAATCAAACGGTCGAAACCGATCGATCGGCTGTACGAGGAGATCTCCAGGTGCGACCTCGTCGTCGTTCCCGATGCACCACTCGCGAGCGCGCTCAACCGCCGTCTCGAGCGCTCCCATTTCGGGCCGTTCGCGATCACACCGCGACGACTCGCCGCCCGCCGTCGAGAGACAGCCGAAGATCGGCTGGCTTTTCTCGAGGTGATCGAACAAACCGACCTCAGCTGGAAACAGGCCGCCTATGCGATCGGGAACGTGTTGCAGTGCTGGGAGCACCAGGGCAATCCCAATGCGATTCTCGAGTACGAGGCGTTCGATACGCCGGCAACACGAGCCGTCATCGATTGCATCTCACCACTCGAGACGACCTCGCGAAAACTCACGGACTACCGTATCGACCACGAGGAATACGAGTCAATCGCCGTCGTCGGTGAGTCCCAGCTGACGAATCTCGAGCGATCGATCCTTCCCGAGGAGTACACCGCCATCGATCGGTTTTGCGACGAGTCGTTCGAGTTACCCCCGCTTCGAATCTTCGACTCGCCGGCAGCGATCGTCGACGCGATCCTCGATACGGTTACAGCGGAAAACGCCGAGGATGTCGCTGTCGTGCTCGATGCGGGTAGCGAGTATTCGGCGCTCGTCGAGTCCGCGTTCGAAGCTGCGGAGATCCCGTTCTATGGCGGGCCGGATTTCGTCGACGCGCAGGATCACCGTGGCTTCATCCAGTTGCTCCGGTGTACCGTCGCGGGCTCCGATACCCGTATTGGGACCGTAAAACCGTTACTGACCTGTCTCGGGTCGACAGTCGACGTCGAGCACGACGAAAAGCGCCTTTTCGAAGTTGACGACCCGGAACTCGAGTGGCTTTGTGAGTTCTGTACGCGAGCGTCGACGCTCACGATCGGTGACGCCTTGGAGGCGTACGAGGACCGAGCAGCATGCACACTGGATGCGTTCCGTGAGGAACTCGAGCGTCTCGGCCTCGCCGAGGAACAGCTCACCGAGGTGGTCATCGATCGACTCACGTTCTACCTCCAGACTTACGACGTCCCCATCGACCGAGAGAACGACGGCGTTCTGCTCGCAGATGCGAAATCGGCGTCGTTCGTCGATCGACCGGTCGTCTTCTATCTCGGCCTCGACGAGAACTGGACACACGATTCGCCACGACGCCCCTGGGTCGACCGTGACTACGAGTTTGAGCGTAATATCGACCAGTTCCAGTCGCTGCTCCAGAACGGAGCCGAGCAGTACTACCTCGTTCAGGATACCGCCGGCGGATCACCAGTGACGCCCTGTCTGTACTTCGAAGAACTCCTCGCAGACGAGTTCGACCGCTTTAGCGATCTCGAGTCGATTCGACACTCACGGACGTTTCGACCGACGCACGAGGGATTCGAGAAGGAGTCAGTTGACGTCTCCACGAAAACAGTGTCGACGCTCAGCCAGTCGAGTCTCAACACCTACGCGAACTCTCCGAGGGACTATTTCTTTGGACGACTCGTCGATGGGCCAGACAAGGATTACTTCGCCGAGGGGAACCTCTTCCATGACTTCGCAGAATTCGTCGTCAATCATCCGGGTTTCGTCGACGAGGACGTCATCGAGGAGATCGCCGGCGTCATGTTAGAGGAGACGCAGGCGTTCCATCGCGACGTCGATCTCGGCACCCGTCGCACGGAATACCGTATTGGCCTCGAGACGATCGTCGAGTATCTCGAAGCGCACGCCCCATCGGAGACGGACTTCCTTACGCCTGCGAGTGGCTGGGGCCAGAATTTCTTCGAGGACTATTTCGATCGGTCGGTCGATTCGCCGGTCACTGAACGGTGGTTCGAAGACGAGGATATCGGTGTCAAGGGAAAGATCGACCTGATTCAGTCGCCAATCTCCTTACTCGATTTCAAAAGTGGCAGAAAGAAGTCTGCCTCGCAGGTGACGAAACACGCAGCGCTCGAGCCACCCAGTGATCAGCCGAATTTTCAGGCGTTGCTCTATCTCACCTACTATCGGCATCAGCAACCGGACGAACAGCTTGAGTTCACCTTCTTCCACTTCCTCGAGACGCTCGATGACGTCATTACGGGCGGTGGCAACCTCGCAGATTGCCTCACGACGATTATGTATCATCCGATCCCATTCGACGAATTCGTGCAATCGCGAGCCGTCTTCGAAGCGTTGTGTGAGGAGGCGTCGAACGCCTGCAACAAGACGTTCTCCAAGAGCAGCTACGATGTGTATCGAACGGTTCTCGATAGACACCAGATTCCTCGAACTCGAGACGCCGACGAGATGGCGGATTCATCGTTCGGCCAGGCGCTCACTGAACAGCTGATTGCAGATGTTGGTGACTACAAGTACGTCACTAAAGGTTGTGTGCAGGCGTTCAGATTCCTCTGTGGGTATCGTACGGAGAGCTACTTCGCTGAGGATATCGACGAATTCGAACGGTTCGTCGACGAGCAACTCGAGGAACTGAATCGTTATCGTCGGGGCGACGCCCGCTTTCCCGTTAACGGCCGGGCAGGAGAACCGAATTATCGCTATGTAGACCACCGTGACCTGATTCTGACTGACGACCGTACGATTCGCGGTAACGAGCAGACGACTGGTAATACAGACGAGTGGACTGCCGATGATGAACGTGAAATCAATGGTGACCGCACCGACGAACCGGTCGACGCTGCGGTCCGGGGGGCGAATCGATGACGTCACCCAACGCGAAACAACGCGAACTGATCGAGAATATCGATGGGTTGTCCCTCGTCGACGCCGGTGCTGGCACCGGAAAGACGTTCACGGTCACCCGACGCTACGCCGAAATCGTCGCACAGGACGACGTTGAACCTGACGACGTCCTCTTGATTACGTTCACCCGCAACGCTGCGACAGAGATGAAAGACCGTATCGTTTCCCACTGCGACTACGGTATGCGTGCGCTGAAGGACGCGCCGATCCAGACGTTCCATAGCCTCTGTCACGATATTCTCGAGGAACATGGCTTTCACGCCCCCTCTCACCTCGGAATCGACGATGCGATCACCGGCTCGACACAGATTCTCGAGAACGAGACGATTGAACGGGAGTACTTTCAGGAGTTCATCGGCCAGTTCAGTGACGAGCACGAGGAATACGACGATTTGTTCAGCTGTATTTCGGATCCAAGTGAGCTACTCAGACTCGTCACCACCCTCGCATCTAAAGGCGTCTTTCCGACCGCCGACGGCTGGTACCGTGACTGTCAGCGCCACCTTGAGGGCGACTTCGACGCCTTTCGGGAGGTCTTCGACGAGTTGAACCAGCCTCGAAATGGCGGAAGCAAACAGTCGGAACTACGCTCGAAGCTAGGCCGGTACGGCTCGGACAAGTGTTACCTGCCGGAGGCACCCGATCGGTCGGAACTCCGAGGGGAGCGAGGATCGAAGACAGTTCCTGACGAGGTCATCGAGCGCGTCTTCGAGGAAGATCGCGAGCAGCTCGTCGACTTCGTCCACGACGTCTACATCGGGTACCTCGAGTTCGCGCTCCGTCGGAATTACCTCAACTTCTCGTTCCTCCAGCTGTTTGCGTTCGTCCTCTTGTGTGAGGACGACGAACTCCGTAGTTCTCTGGAATTCGAGTACGTGATGATCGACGAGTTTCAGGACTCGAGCGAGAGTCAGTTCAAACTCGCACTGTTGCTCGCCGGAACGGACAACATCTGCGTCGTCGGCGACTGGAAACAGAGTATCTACTCCTTCCAGTACGCCGCCGTCGAGAACATCACCGAATTCGAGTCACGACTCGAGCGCTTCACGGCCGAGTTGAACGACGATGCCGACCGTGTCGCCTTCCCGACTGACTCCGTCTCTACGATCGAGCTCGAGCAGAACTACCGATCGACTCAGGACATTCTCGATTTCGCTGAACATGCCCTCGTCACACCGGCAAGTAGTCGTGAATCGGTCGATCGAGAGTCGATCCTCGAGCGGATCGTCTCCCTGTCTTCGAACACGGGGCACGAACACTCTCAGATCGAGGCGTTCCAGCACGAGGACGAACACGAAGCGATCTTGACGAAGGTGCAGGAGATCGTCGACAACGACGCCTATGCGATCGAAGAGGATGGTGAGCTTCGTTCCCCAACGTACAACGATATTGCCGTGTTGACCCGGACGCGCGACTTCGGTCGTGACCTGCTTTCGGTCGCCGAAGAGTACGAATTCCCGATGGCCTACGAGGGTGGGATCGAACTCTTTCGAACCGACCAGGCAAAACTCCTGCTCGCCTGGTTACGTGTCCTCGAGTCCAACGAGGACAGGGGCTGGGCAGTCGTCCTCGAGCGGGCTGGCTATACGCTCGACGAGATTGATCACATCCTCGACGTTGAGGCGTACCCCCAGAACATGATCACGTTCCGGACGGAACTGTCGACACTCGAGACCATCACTGCGATCACACGACGCGTGTTCGATCGCTACGGATACGATGGATCGACGGCGGACGT
This window harbors:
- a CDS encoding UvrD-helicase domain-containing protein; this translates as MTSPNAKQRELIENIDGLSLVDAGAGTGKTFTVTRRYAEIVAQDDVEPDDVLLITFTRNAATEMKDRIVSHCDYGMRALKDAPIQTFHSLCHDILEEHGFHAPSHLGIDDAITGSTQILENETIEREYFQEFIGQFSDEHEEYDDLFSCISDPSELLRLVTTLASKGVFPTADGWYRDCQRHLEGDFDAFREVFDELNQPRNGGSKQSELRSKLGRYGSDKCYLPEAPDRSELRGERGSKTVPDEVIERVFEEDREQLVDFVHDVYIGYLEFALRRNYLNFSFLQLFAFVLLCEDDELRSSLEFEYVMIDEFQDSSESQFKLALLLAGTDNICVVGDWKQSIYSFQYAAVENITEFESRLERFTAELNDDADRVAFPTDSVSTIELEQNYRSTQDILDFAEHALVTPASSRESVDRESILERIVSLSSNTGHEHSQIEAFQHEDEHEAILTKVQEIVDNDAYAIEEDGELRSPTYNDIAVLTRTRDFGRDLLSVAEEYEFPMAYEGGIELFRTDQAKLLLAWLRVLESNEDRGWAVVLERAGYTLDEIDHILDVEAYPQNMITFRTELSTLETITAITRRVFDRYGYDGSTADVVLTTIQSVHSATTMTLGDLIRFLEQGIDAGHTEEVNAAAGADAITVQTIHSVKGLEYPIVILGNMNSGKFPPSGGRSGILTYSEVTGLRQRKCYAEAHGEPHIYDNWRSDVLRRCQPTEYDEERRLLYVAITRAKDHLLFSTGADQNAFLEELPVSIESLDPVVEMDSTDTTVQSRLSVSIPQPDGPDGYSPHSLMSDDVYEGATDGKGMDFGSAVHDFAERYALGEKISPRNEDERNVEALLDSLEGTVAVEEPAYLPLKIDGERVTLSGIVDLVHITPDRVEIIDYKTDRGRHAESEYQTQLSAYYHALDDWFDGRDVTASLYYTADDTRVEIDPLSKIELVRLI
- a CDS encoding PD-(D/E)XK nuclease family protein, whose product is MSIKRSKPIDRLYEEISRCDLVVVPDAPLASALNRRLERSHFGPFAITPRRLAARRRETAEDRLAFLEVIEQTDLSWKQAAYAIGNVLQCWEHQGNPNAILEYEAFDTPATRAVIDCISPLETTSRKLTDYRIDHEEYESIAVVGESQLTNLERSILPEEYTAIDRFCDESFELPPLRIFDSPAAIVDAILDTVTAENAEDVAVVLDAGSEYSALVESAFEAAEIPFYGGPDFVDAQDHRGFIQLLRCTVAGSDTRIGTVKPLLTCLGSTVDVEHDEKRLFEVDDPELEWLCEFCTRASTLTIGDALEAYEDRAACTLDAFREELERLGLAEEQLTEVVIDRLTFYLQTYDVPIDRENDGVLLADAKSASFVDRPVVFYLGLDENWTHDSPRRPWVDRDYEFERNIDQFQSLLQNGAEQYYLVQDTAGGSPVTPCLYFEELLADEFDRFSDLESIRHSRTFRPTHEGFEKESVDVSTKTVSTLSQSSLNTYANSPRDYFFGRLVDGPDKDYFAEGNLFHDFAEFVVNHPGFVDEDVIEEIAGVMLEETQAFHRDVDLGTRRTEYRIGLETIVEYLEAHAPSETDFLTPASGWGQNFFEDYFDRSVDSPVTERWFEDEDIGVKGKIDLIQSPISLLDFKSGRKKSASQVTKHAALEPPSDQPNFQALLYLTYYRHQQPDEQLEFTFFHFLETLDDVITGGGNLADCLTTIMYHPIPFDEFVQSRAVFEALCEEASNACNKTFSKSSYDVYRTVLDRHQIPRTRDADEMADSSFGQALTEQLIADVGDYKYVTKGCVQAFRFLCGYRTESYFAEDIDEFERFVDEQLEELNRYRRGDARFPVNGRAGEPNYRYVDHRDLILTDDRTIRGNEQTTGNTDEWTADDEREINGDRTDEPVDAAVRGANR